One window from the genome of Cryptococcus tetragattii IND107 chromosome 2, whole genome shotgun sequence encodes:
- a CDS encoding galactose-1-phosphate uridylyltransferase, translating into MSPAHLEIPNFEPTEHPHRRYNPLIGKHVLVSPHRTKRPWKGQTEEPVLTTLPEYEATCNLCPGNERSNGNRNPMYMDTFTFENDFPALLPGPLPSLQQPSKVNPSDTLFASEPIRGRCKVICFHPKHDLTIARMNINDVVRVIREWKNVYMEEGRMLEESSGQGYVQIFENRGAMMGASAPHPHGQVWSLSYVPDEPQMELNNLAASTLMSSGNAPVRGDGCPCLLCTYAAEEVGRKERVVEIDEESGWVAVVPFWAVWPFETLLLPYKRHVPSLIQLNDCEVIGLARILQRLLVRYDNLFSCPFPYSMGLHQSPLPPSDPDSDVAHIHFHFYPPLLRSASVRKFLVGFEMMAEVQRDLTPEQAAERLRALPGVHYLD; encoded by the exons ATGTCGCCTGCGCATTTGGAGATTCCAAATTTTGAGCCGACTGAACACCCTCATAGACGAT ATAATCCTCTGATAGGCAAACATGTACTGGTATCCCCTCATAGGACCAAACGGCCATGGAAG GGGCAGACTGAGGAACCGGTCCTGACGACTCTTCCAGAATATGAGGCAACTTGCAATCTTTGTCCGGGTAACGAAAGAAGTAATGGCAACAGGAACCCAATGTATATGGATACTTTT ACTTTCGAAAACGACTTTCCGGCTCTCCTCCCTGGGCCTCTGCCAAGCCTTCAACAACCTTCCAAAGTCAATCCGTCGGATACTCTCTTCGCATCTGAACCGATCAGGGGACGATGTAAAGTCATCTGTTTTCATCCCAAGCATGATCTTACAATTGCTAGGATGAACATAAACGACGTGGTCAGGGTGATCAGGGAGTGGAAAAACGTGTACATGGAGGAGGGACGGATGCTAGAGGAAAGCAGTGGTCAAGGATACGTGCAAATATTTGAG AATCGGGGGGCTATGATGGGTGCCAGTgcacctcatcctcatggACAG GTCTGGTCATTGTCCTA TGTACCCGATGAACCCCAAATGGAGCTGAATAATTTGGCTGCCTCAACCTTAATGTCTTCTGGTAATGCTCCGGTACGAGGAGACGGATGTCCGTGTTTGCTGTGCACTTATGcagctgaagaagtggggcgaaaggaaagggtggTTGAAATCGATGAAGAGAGTGGATGGGTCGCAGTGGTCCCCTTTTGGGCCGTGTGGCCTTTTGAAACTCTTC TGCTTCCTTACAAGAGACACGTCCCTTCTCTTATTCAGCTAAACGATTGTGAAGTAATCGGGCTGGCTCGTATACTTCAGAGGCTTTTGGTAAGGTATGACAATCTTTTCTC ATGCCCATTCCCCTATTCTATGGGGCTGcatcaatctcctcttccaccttccgACCCGGACAGCGATGTGGCTCACATCCACTTTCACTTCTATCCGCCTCTTTTAAGGAGCGCCAGCGTACGCAAATTCTTAGTCGGCTTTGAAATGATGGCAGAAGTACAA AGGGATTTAACTCCGGAACAGGCTGCGGAAAGATTAAGAGCTTTACCCGGAGTCCATTATCTGGATTAG